A region of Dioscorea cayenensis subsp. rotundata cultivar TDr96_F1 chromosome 5, TDr96_F1_v2_PseudoChromosome.rev07_lg8_w22 25.fasta, whole genome shotgun sequence DNA encodes the following proteins:
- the LOC120261650 gene encoding peroxidase 12-like: MASMLMCFLIFFGATLAAGFSDTQPKPVPGLSYTFYKSTCPELEWIIRTYLKKEFKKDIGLAAGLLRLHFHDCFVQGCDASVLLDGSASGPSEQDAPPNLTLRPAAFKAINDLRALIDKMCGVVVSCADVVAVAARDSVALTGGPHYKVPLGRRDGLTFATVNVTLADLPPPTSNVSFLINTLNKINLTVADLVTLSGGHTIGLAHCTSFTNRLYPTQDTNMDKTFAKNLKLTCPAANTTNSTVNDIRTPNTFDNKYYVNLVNKEGLFTSDQGLFSDFRTKALVALFASNKILFFEHFALSMVKMGQISVLTGSQGEIRTNCSARNSGSGLWSVVEDLLEQLLEFPCRPQSCTHWIPIHQVKSSSSSNLEHALHLSRFG, translated from the exons ATGGCTTCAATGCTTATGTGTTTCTTGATATTCTTTGGAGCCACTTTGGCTGCAGGGTTCTCAGACACCCAGCCAAAACCAGTCCCTGGTCTTTCCTACACTTTCTACAAATCCACTTGCCCAGAACTTGAGTGGATTATAAGAACATACCTTAAAAAAGAGTTCAAGAAGGACATAGGCCTTGCTGCTGGTCTTCTTCGTCTTCACTTCCATGATTGTTTTGTTCAG GGATGTGACGCATCGGTGCTGTTGGACGGGTCAGCGAGCGGGCCAAGCGAGCAGGATGCGCCGCCCAACCTGACGCTGCGCCCAGCCGCGTTTAAGGCTATTAATGATCTGCGCGCGCTGATCGATAAGATGTGCGGGGTTGTCGTGTCTTGCGCCGATGTTGTTGCTGTCGCTGCGCGGGACTCTGTTGCTCTg ACCGGTGGGCCACACTACAAAGTCCCACTGGGCCGGCGAGACGGTTTGACTTTCGCAACAGTCAACGTCACCCTTGCCGACCTCCCTCCTCCGACCTCCAACGTCAGCTTCCTCATCAACACTCTCAACAAGATCAACCTCACCGTCGCCGACCTCGTCACCCTCTCCGGCGGCCACACCATTGGCCTCGCTCACTGCACCTCCTTCACCAACCGTCTCTACCCAACTCAAGACACTAACATGGACAAGACCTTCGCCAAAAACCTCAAACTCACTTGCCCCGCCGCCAACACCACCAACAGCACGGTCAACGACATCCGTACACCAAACACATTTGATAACAAGTACTACGTCAACCTTGTGAACAAAGAAGGCCTCTTCACTTCTGATCAAGGTCTCTTCTCTGATTTCAGGACTAAGGCTCTTGTTGCTCTCTTTGCTAGTAATAAGATACTGTTCTTTGAGCACTTTGCTTTGTCAATGGTGAAGATGGGCCAGATCAGTGTGCTCACTGGATCTCAAGGTGAGATTAGGACTAACTGCTCTGCACGTAACTCTGGCTCTGGTTTATGGTCTGTGGTTGAGGATCT CCTCGAACAACTTTTAGAATTCCCTTGTAGGCCACAATCTTGCACCCACTGGATTCCAATACACCAAGTGAAATCAAGTTCTTCCTCAAATCTGGAACATGCCTTACATTTGTCAAGGTTCGGATAA